A window of Miscanthus floridulus cultivar M001 chromosome 12, ASM1932011v1, whole genome shotgun sequence genomic DNA:
GCCCAGTAAACAAGGCCCTCAAAAGTAGGAGAAACCCTCAAATCACAAGTAGGGGCCACTGTTGGAGCCATCCCCAGTCAAGCTGGGTTCATTTTTTGGTAAATAAGACTTATGTCGTGGGTGAATGTATTTGAGGACAGCAAAGAAACAAACAATTAATCCATCATCTTGTTGTGGACTTTGATGATAGTTACAATAAACAAGTATGCATCACAAGGACGAACAATCATGCACAATATGATACAGTTATATACATGAAAAAACTTATGAAACTCCAGACCAACCTGCTCCTGAATCTACCACCCAAGTATTCCCTATTATCAAATAATGGGTGCAGAGTTCTCTCCAGAGAACTTCTGGATACGTAAAAACATCAATAAGGTAGGTACAACCTTGATAAAACAGCAGTAGCAACAGGCCAAAATAAGCAAGTTGTATTCAAGACTCATATTGAAGAGCCTATGCACATACCAAACAGTACTGTATCAACATTTTGAAACAGTAACTATATCAAATATCAACCATGCCCCAGAAGAAAATAAAAGTGCTTAGCACAATTTCAAAAATCTATACAATAGATGTGCTATTACCCAGAAATAAATCGACTTTTCCGAGCACGGGCTTGTGTTGGGCCTTGAATTTCCTCAACTATGCACTGCAAGATTAAATTATCAGACAAAATAACTTAAAATGTCAACAACAAAATTAACAtcaggatcttgagtggttaaaGTTTACTTAAAATGCAAAAAATAATTGAAACAAAATCAACATGCATAATCTACACTGCATAATTAAAGACTGCTCATAACTGAATAATTTGTAAGAGGAATGGCAGAAATATTTGAGCCATGTCAACCATAGGCAACCCAGCACATTCAAAGTGTATGTTAATGGTCATTCCACATGAACTTTTATAAAAATATACAATATAGATATATACATGATCATCAGAGCAAATCATTTGTGAAAGCTCATTTCAATTATCTGACAAGATTTTCTTCTTAATAAAATGACATGCAGTTCTcctgcgttgtttgagaaaaaaaaaatatctaACAAGAAATTTCTGACATGCCTTATGAATTTGTGCCATGCAATGAGTGAAAAAAGAAGTACAAGACAATCAAGTAATTGCATCCTGACTGTTGTATAAAACCCGAATAAGCTTGCCACTACAACTCCAGACAAGCTTGCCACAGCTCCTACAGTTGCAGAGCACTTATGGGTTGTTGGAACAGTTATTTTAGTATTTTTAGAATTTACAGAGGCATTTACATTCATATGTTACAGCCAACAATGAGTATCGATGAATGCATTGTGTCAGGCAAATGGGAAATGACTTTACCACAGAATAACCACATCGAGTCAAATCATCCAATGTCTGCCGTAAATTCTGCAAGTGAAATTCTTCAGTTACTTCATCATACTACAAATACTAATACATTGGTGACTCTCCAAGAACTTTGGTAGCAAATAAAAAATACAGAGCAGAAAAATGCTATACAATAGCATACCACGACTGGACACCCAGCTTTAGGAATACTGTCAGAACGCAAACCTCCAAAAGGATTTAAGCCTGCATGCTCTACGAGAATACATGCATCAAAACCGATAGCTTCATAGAAATCTCCTACCTGAGTAACAAAATCATCGAATATGATAAATTGTTATTATTTCCATTCCAGTATTATAAAAACaattcaaaacattaatgatagTTGATAAAAGGTCAATGTACTTAAATAAATTTCACATCTTGGATCGGAGAGAATAAATTAACGACAACAGAGAGCAATATAATACTTCTGGATGCTATTCTGATAAAATGCTGAAAGTGAGTCCAATTATATTGAGGGCTGTGAGGTAAAACAAATAGAATGTATAGTTCCATGCACCTCTAGTCGCAAACTGAATACAACTACATGTGAGATGGCAAATACCTAGCAAAGTGCATATAGCACGGTATCACATGTCACCCAGATCCCTGCTACAGGTAGCATAGATGAGATGATTATAACAAGGTATGTCGGGTTTGGCAGCGTTTAGATTTATTTTCCCTTCCACTAAAAGTCTATGGAATACTGGATTTTTATTCAGAgaatcatcaaaaacataaaactTAATGGAACGTTAGATTGTAACATACTCTGCAAAGTAGAACCTCACGAGGAAATTTTGATTTAAACAGTAAAATCTCCTTGTTCAGGGTTCCATCTTTCAAGCTGAAAAAATAGTCCGGTATTGTGTCAGTGATAACATCATGTGAACCTTTGAAGATAGAAAGAAAAAGAGCATAATTATGTTAGCCGTGCACAAAGCATATGCCTCACCTTCCATTTCTTAAATTCGGATCCAACCCTAATATATTCGAATACACAAGCCTCTGGGTCAATTGTATGGATGATGGTTTTCTGCACCTCTCCATTTTCTGAAAACATCAGATAGTATAGAATCAATACATAACAGAAGAAACAGCCTTGGTGCATGGAGTAGAGATATCAGCTGTTTGCAAAAACCTCTTTCCACCACATAAAATGCGACAGCATGCTTTCATCACAATATTCTCCCTGTTTGTTAGCTTTCCTACACGCCATTGAAAGGCCCCGTGAGACCTTCCTTGGTTTGGACCAAGCCCTCCGGTCGAATAGCCTGGAGCAAAGGATCATCAAGATTATGAGGCAATGTTAATGGGTCATGGTGCAATACAAAGTCGTTTCAGGTACATGGGGCAACAATTTGCCACCTATCAAGTCACATTACACATCTGTGCCATACCAAACTGAATTGCATGTTCCTTATTAAGCTACGAGGATCAATATAAATACAATTCAAATTTTATGCCAATGATCCAAACGCGGACACTGCTACTTTAGTCAGAGTTTCAGGCCGCTCTAATCAGGCAGTAATCAAGTTAGTTCTCGGTTTCCAATGGAATCACGTTCTTTTAGCGATTCGCTCAAAGCATCCACGAAGTCGCTTAAAACCAGCTCAATGCAGTGGCCGCACTCTGAATCCGCACCAATGCCGTCGGATTGCGGGGTTCATGCTCAACGGCGTCCACAACCAAAAAAGAAGAGAAACCCCCCGGAAAAACAATCCCCTCACAGGAGGGGATAAACAGACTGAAACACGCCCAGTGCCCCAGAGATAGGGTCATAGGGAGACAGCGAAGCTCACAGCATGGGAAGAGGGGAGCAACGCGGGCGGCGGCGCCGGAGGATGGAGTCGGCGAGCGGGAGCCACCGCGGCGTGGCGGTCACGAGCGAGCTCACGAGCACCCGGTGCATGGCGCCGGCGCGGAAGAACAACGGGGGGCTAGTGCTTGGAGGCGCGGGTCTCCGCGCTGGCGTCGTGTCCACGCTGGAACTGAACTGGAATGGGAGGCGGCGTGGGTCGTGGGAAGTGGAGGGCGAGAGAGGCGGAGCGGAGGGGAGAGGTGGGGTTTTTCAGGTGTGTCGGGGCGCGAGCGGCAGTGAAGGAGGCGGACTGGGGGAACCGCGGAAGCCGCCAGCCAGGCCGGGAAGGGGAGGTTCCTGTCGCACGTTTCTCGGGGTAGTGCGCACGCCTTTCGACTCTCGTCTTGCGGTTGACTAGTTGGGCCCGCTGGGGTCACGGGCTCTCGGTTCGCGGGCGCTGGCAGGCCCAGGAGGCAGGAGCGTTTTGCGTTCTCACTTCTCAGTTCTGACTTCTGAGAGTTCTGACTTCTGAAACGGGCCTATCTTTATGcttgtttccaaaaaaaaaaaaaaaaaaaagtaaaaaaatcAATTTGATCTCTAAATGCAGTCTGATTTTCCAGTTTCGACATATAAAGACAGATAACCCTTATACACCCTACATAAACTATCAAATACCCGTAAAATCACTATCATAGCAAGTTTTGAGGGTGGTTTTAAACTACGTCCATAATTTAGGGGCCTAATAGCCTTTAAACGAATTGTACATATATTTGTTCTAATATCCagtattttttcaaaaaattatcTAATAACATCTAAAAATATGGAATAAAAATTTTTAAAATATGGTTTAATATTAGAAAACGTATATCAATTTTGCTTTAGctcaaaaaaaatctaaaatcaTATTTTATCTTCTAGCGCCTACATTGGAGTTATTGGATCTTCTATGATTTTCTTGTGTTTATTTGCTAGTATATGCTCTCCTTAGCTATTATAATTTATCAAAGTTGATAAGCCGAACCGACTTCGACAAAACACGTGTCGCTGATCCGATCCTATGGTCATGTTAGTGTAGACACAACGGACTAATACCGGTCAAAAGAAAATGTGCTATATATATGTTGTGCTAATCTTATCTATCTATAAAAGTATTGCTGGGATGTGAGTTGAGTTGGCTACAAAATCCATTTGAATAAGGGTACCCTTTGAATAAACACATAGATATTTAGCTCTTGATCAAGTGACAGTTGTGGTCATATCAAATAGGATCAAGAGTATGAGGTGGTTACATGACACTTGTGTTTTTGTTGAGATCATTTGGCCTTCTATGTAGCCCGATTGTTAGTGTCAGTTGATTATAATAGATAGACGAGAGCATATACTAGAAAATAATTGTAAAAACAAGATCAAGAGAAAATACGACTTGCCATTTCATTATTCCTAGATATCCCTCGCCGCCATCACCCTGTTGCAATGATGTTCCACCCCACCCTACCCTACCTTAACCTTTGGGTCACTCGCCCTTCCTTTATAGCCATTGAACATTGTGCACTCCTAAAAACCGAAAACCCAACCCTAAGTCCTTGGGGCTGTTGGTCCCACCGATCGACTGATGACCTTGCTACCCCTGTATCACCGTCGAAGAGTCATGCcgaaacacatgtgcacaagataaGGATTTGGATATCCTCATTGTTACACTCACCAGTCACCACTATCCAATTTTTGGAACTAAGGAACTTGCTATATTTCAGGGTGCCTgaaatcactagtagagaaacgactttccGTTCGCACTTTTAGTCTCGGTTGTGTTTGGGTTCGGGACTAATGTGAGCATTAATCCCGGGTCTAAATTTTGAAGGCACCAAAGGCCATTTTTTAtctcggttggtaacaccaactgggactaaaaacCATCATTTAGTTCCGGTTagtgttaccaacccggactaaaggtcctccaacctttagtttCGGTtgtccaactgggactaaagggtgacctttcAGTCCCGATTGGTGTcataaaccaggactaaaggtcttccactcgggactaaaggttccacaCGGGTGAATTCAAAAGGAGAGCGACCAGGACTTTGTCACATGTGGTGTCTAGTTGAGTTGGTAACGCGCAATGCGAGGGGTCTTGAGTTCGTATCTCACGCACCGCAAGAAAGAGGTCTCCAggatttaaattatttttttagtcCCGAGGATGGGCTTTAGTCCCCGTTgcgtgacccgggactaaagatcccaccctttagtcccgggtccgCAATTCcgattgggaaaccgggactaaagcctgtTCCCTACCGGGATTGAAGCCCACCTATGTACTAGTGaatataatatgtttttaggTAACGATCTTCACCGTTGGCTTATGAGCATGTAAGGCTCAGATTTAACTAGATGGAAAAAAATCAAGGCAAGAGTGAATGCAGTATCGCCTGGGAACTCAAGCATCTGGTCATTAGGAAAAGTGTGGAACTTAACCTAATAGCCTGAACCCATATAGAATACGCTAGGGTCTATAACTGTGTctgtgtgtttggtttgaggaccaAGTGGGTTGGGATGGATCCAACCTAGTTTTTTGGGATGGGATGAACCCATTTCGTGTTTGGTTTGAGGGTTGGAACCGTTCCAGTTTTTTTGTTTGGTATGTGGGATGGAGCGGGTTTGAATGAATGGGACTGTTAACTCCGTTAGTAACTATCCCAcatgggacccacttgtcagcgacTCCACCTTTTCTTCCAGCTCCCGTCGCGAACTCACGACGCATCGCCCTACCACCACCGGCACGCCCCGCCCCGCACCGCGTCGTCCAGCCCCTGGTGGCCCGCCACGCCACCCCGCACCCCTACTGGCCCCGCCACGCTGCCCTGCCACCTCGCCCCAACGCCAGCGGCCCGCGAGACCCCTTCTTCTCCCCCAGGCCATGGAtccgcaagctcctcctcctccgcaacCGGTGTGGGCATCGCcgcaggctcctcctcctccgtgatgtgcgcagctcctcctcctccaaccAGTGTGTGAGCAGCTCCTCCAGTCCTTCTCCTCCGCGACCGACGTGGGCACCGCCGCGACTGCCGGGGCCGGGGCGAGCGCTGGGGACAGGGCTGGGCCGACACAGGGAGGGGCGGACATCAGCTCTGGGAGTGGCGAACGCCGGCGCTGGGGCCGGGGCCGGGAGCGTACGTGGACGCGGAGACGGAGGAGACGGCGTTGGAGTGGGTTCGCTCGGTCCCCTCTTTTTGGAGGAACTAGCTGAACCCGGATATTGAGGGAATATTCCCATTTGGGTTCAATCCATTCCACTCAATCTCCAATCCAAATAGCAGATCATCTGGGACAGACTCGGGATATCCCACTTGAACCCGCAAACCAAAGACACAGTAAAACGATGGAGCCAAACTCATATTATAGCCGAAAGGGTAACCAAGAATTCGGGTGAGAAATCAACCTGTTTCTAAATGAATCATTTTTTTGGTGGGTGTGTGGTGGTGGTGTTtggggtgtgtgtgtgggtgtgggggggggggcatTCTGATTTACAGCGTGTGTGACGCACCCAGTATACATGTCTGCAGGAAGATGGGCAAATACACATGATGTCTTTGATTTTATGTTCATGTGCTACTATACAATACAAGTAGTGCTTTCTCAATTTCGACTCTTATGAACAAGTAAAACATCCTTGTAAGCACTGGTCACATCTAACAAACTAGGCACGGCAAAACGGGATGGATGCTTATCGATCATCACGTTGTCGGCCTAGAGCACCCTGCCGTCCATCCCGTCGAGAAGACCCGACCACATCCCTTTCACCGGCGGCAGCTGCGCCACGAACGCTTGCCACGGCGGGTACCCCACGCCGCTGCCGCGGACGCGCCCGTCCATCCGGAGGGAGAGGTACCTGCAACGCAGCGTCGACATCCAATGGTAAGATAACAAGAAATTAAGAATAGATCATTCAATCACTGCGACATGGCAAGACTAAGATCTTCTTTTTAACGAATCAGCTTGGTGCCCATTTCGAATAGAGAAGAGAAGAGTTTAAAATTTTTACAAGAAATTAGACAAAATTGAAATCTTCAGAACAATGACGTTGGGAAACCAGGCGAGTTTCGAGGTGCTTACACGGGGGAATCAGATGGCACGCCGGCCAGCTTCTTTTGATCGTCTAACCATCTGCATCAGATGCAAGAAAGTGGTGATCAACGCGAGACTAATCAAGTTTATGGACAAAGGTGTTCTAAGCTGAGTGTGTTTAATTTCGTACTGCGCCCATTCAGTTATGTACACCGGCGTGAGCTGCCAGAGCCTCTTGCTCCTCCTGGCaacgtcctcgtcgtcgtcgacgcCGTCCTCGCCGCTGCCGTCGAGCCGCAGCTCGGGCGTGCTGCCGTCCGTGGCGAAGGGCACCGCCAGCACGGCCCTCTCCGCGAGCTCCCTCAGGAACGGCTGGCTCCTGCGGAACGACTCGGCGACGAACTCCGCGGGGCCCGCCACGATGACGAGCCGCGCGGTGCCCCGCAGCTCGCTGAGCGTGAACGGCCTGCTGCtgcccgcgccggcgccggcgccgacgcggagcctgagcctggacagGCGCTCCTCCCGCGCGAGCCTGGCCACCTGGGCGTCCTTGGCCTTGCTCTCGCGCGAGTAGAGGAAGGCGAAGAGCGAGACGGCCGCGACGTCGATGCCCAGGCCCTTGAGCGTGtcggccgcgcccgccgcccgcgcGGGGTCGGACACGGACAGCGCCGGGAGGAGCCGCGCGAGCGCGATGAGCCCCCCCAGCGTGCCGCTGGCCATGAACGCGAGGTAGAAGAACATCCGCACCGACCGGAACGGGGAGAGCACCTCACTCCGTATATTCGCCATGGAGCTGCGACGACAACCGTAAGCCGGCCGGTTCACCGGACGATATAATAAGGACTCCAAACACAGACTCCAGAGCCGAGATTTGCTAGGCACAGAGTAGAAACAAGCTGGTGGCGGCGGCTACCTTACCTCGCTGCTGTCCGGAGTGGTggggggaggaggggagggcttGTTTGCGGCGGAGCAGCGGACGCCGGCGCGGCATGCTCTGCTACAGGAGAGTGCTGGCTTGCGGGGAACTCGCCGGGAGATGGGAAGAGGGGCGCGTAACCGTAGGGCGTAGGGGACGGGGACGGGAAGGGTCGTCGCCATCTCGGGACGGCAGGCTTGCGTGCTTGCCTGCCTGCGGAGTGCAGTGCAGACCATAGCTCTTGTCCGCGTCTCGCTGAAGGATGGTGGTCCGCGTCTAACCGCTACTTGGTTTGTGGCGGCAACGGAAACAGCGAGGACGAGCCTTGGCCTTACGATCCACCCCTGCCTGTGCACCCGCACTTGCCATGGAGCTAATCTACTCGAGCTCCTTCTATGCCTGCTATTCAGGGAGAAAAGTTTCTAGGACTGTCTGCGTACCTCTTGACACATCTGGGTTGCCAAAATTTGTCGTTCTCTTTGAGGGCCTGTTCGGTTCCCAGGGAATTACGTTCTGGGACCGTTCCGGCTAGAAACGTTTATAATATTTGTATAGGGCAGTCTTCACCAGGAACCGTTCCTGGCAGGAACTATCGTAAACGAACGAGCCCTGGCACAGAATTGTTCCTTGATGACACACGTGTATATACGTTTACCTCCCTGATGTCTTGCCCATCAGATACCGGAGATACTCGGTACGTACGAAGGCCGGAGAGTATTTTGTATATGTACGCTtacacgacgacgacgacccgtGACCCATGGCAAGACGACAAGAGTGTAGGGGATCCTGAAAGCCTAACAACGCCTCTAAGGAAACGACGCCAAAaacgccgacaagctagtccaaCAAGAAAGATTTTCACCTACAATTCCAGCACGATAGGAAAAGAGGTAGAGAGAGGATGCCTTCAAGAAGAGAGCGATATCAACAGATGTCATCGTCCATGCTTTTGCTCCGATCTCGTGCAACTTACCCACCGCTGCCCGCCGGAGCCCCCACAGAGGTAGCCTACCCCGAGGAAAAGCACCGGAGATACACGCGGGTGTCCCCGCTGACACCGAACGCCACCACACGCACTGCAAGCGTCCCTCCCGCACGTGAAGCCACGGGAAGACGCCCTCCACCCTAGCAACAAGGTAGAATGCAGCGAGGGACCAGCAGCAATTCCACCTGGCCGTCGCCCCGAGAAACACATGATAGGAAAGCACCGCAAGAATCCCACCAGAAAAGCTGCCCACCCCTAGATCCAACAAAGCCGGCCAGCAGCAAGCCGATCTAGCTAGCTCCACCACGAAACCGTCTCGAGCAAGGGGGGAGGAAGGTGACGGGGAGGAGAGGGCCGCGGATAGTAGAAACCCCAGCCGCCCATCCAGCCAATGACCCTACCCGTGCCAAGCAATACCAGCAGTAGCCCAAGCCATGCTTGGTCTCATGCGCCCAACAAGCACGGAGGCCGCTGCAGACGACAGCAGCCAACCCCAGCAGGATGACCCCACGGAAAACTAGCACGACACCATCACATACACCTTGTTCCCGAACTATACAACCGAAAAGAGGACACAATATGACATGAAATGGATGAGATGGCCAAATTAGTACTCCCTGAGTCCTAAATTAACTGTTGTTTTTTATTTCCATGTCATaagtttaattaaatttatagaaaaatgtgtacaacatttgtatcttcaaataaatttattataaaaatagatttaacaatctatctaatgatattaattatgtactataaatattaatattttttatataaaattatacAAAGTTATTTCTCGGAAAGTGAAAACAACAGttattttaggacggagagagtatttgatagttattttaggacggagagagtatTTTGTTAGCGCGTAGGGCAACAAAACCATGTACTCCATTAAGAATTTGTAACATTTCGTTTACTTCCACTCTTCTCACGGACGCACTACGAAGAAAAACGATCGACCTGAAGAAAAGAATCCACAGAAGTTTTGCCATATTTCACAACTGGCCGGCAAACTGTCATCCAGCCAAGGAAAATGGGCCCAAAAAATCACTTCCATAACTGTTCTCCACTGAAACTACACTTTCCTTTCTTTGTACAGCGTATGTACCAAGTAGTACAAATGAAGCCACACTCATTAACACTCTCCACAAGCTactaaagaaaaaaatgaaaaagggTAAAGAGGGAATACATAATCACACAGGGCAAAAAACCAGGAGCTCTTGACAGATGGGGGGCGCTTGTTTATACTATACACATACACAAACAAATGACAAGAAAAACACCCTACCGAAGAAATGCTCATATAGACCACAAATAATAACAATGTTACAATCTCATTGGTTAGAATCGATTGGCTTGCCAGACCTCGCCTGTGAAATCCGGTTAGCGTAGATGGTTACTAGGCGGAGCTGCGTGCTGCTAAGCCCTTCCAAGTATGGAGCGAATGCTTTCCCAAGCATGATGTAGATATCCACCAGGCAGAACACAACAGTCTAGAGTAACAAGAATGACCAACGATtagttagcccttgtttagttcgcgaaatttggattttagggctactgtagcaccttcgtttttatttgacaaatagtgtccaagcattgactaattaggcttaaaacgttcgtcttgcaatttcccaccaaactgtgtaattagtttttcttttcatctacatttaatgctccatgcacgagccacaa
This region includes:
- the LOC136497109 gene encoding protein LOW PSII ACCUMULATION 1, chloroplastic-like isoform X1, which translates into the protein MVCTALRRQASTQACRPEMATTLPVPVPYALRLRAPLPISRRVPRKPALSCSRACRAGVRCSAANKPSPPPPTTPDSSEVSSMANIRSEVLSPFRSVRMFFYLAFMASGTLGGLIALARLLPALSVSDPARAAGAADTLKGLGIDVAAVSLFAFLYSRESKAKDAQVARLAREERLSRLRLRVGAGAGAGSSRPFTLSELRGTARLVIVAGPAEFVAESFRRSQPFLRELAERAVLAVPFATDGSTPELRLDGSGEDGVDDDEDVARRSKRLWQLTPVYITEWAQWLDDQKKLAGVPSDSPVYLSLRMDGRVRGSGVGYPPWQAFVAQLPPVKGMWSGLLDGMDGRVL
- the LOC136497109 gene encoding protein LOW PSII ACCUMULATION 1, chloroplastic-like isoform X2, which encodes MANIRSEVLSPFRSVRMFFYLAFMASGTLGGLIALARLLPALSVSDPARAAGAADTLKGLGIDVAAVSLFAFLYSRESKAKDAQVARLAREERLSRLRLRVGAGAGAGSSRPFTLSELRGTARLVIVAGPAEFVAESFRRSQPFLRELAERAVLAVPFATDGSTPELRLDGSGEDGVDDDEDVARRSKRLWQLTPVYITEWAQWLDDQKKLAGVPSDSPVYLSLRMDGRVRGSGVGYPPWQAFVAQLPPVKGMWSGLLDGMDGRVL